Proteins encoded in a region of the Odocoileus virginianus isolate 20LAN1187 ecotype Illinois chromosome 9, Ovbor_1.2, whole genome shotgun sequence genome:
- the BTBD3 gene encoding BTB/POZ domain-containing protein 3 has protein sequence MVDDKERNMKCLTFFLMLPETVKNRSKKSSKKTNPSSSSSSSSSSSKLPPVCYEIITLKTKKKKKMAADIFPRKKPASSSGTTVQQYHQQNLSNNNLIPAPNWQGLYPTIRERNAVMFNNDLMADVHFVVGPPGGTQRLPGHKYVLAVGSSVFHAMFYGELAEDKDEIRIPDVDPAAFLAMLKYIYCDEIDLAADTVLATLYAAKKYIVPHLARACVNFLETSLSAKNACVLLSQSCLFEEPDLTQRCWEVIDAQAELALKSEGFCDIDFQTLESILRRETLNAKEIVVFEAALNWAEVECQRQDLALSIENKRKVLGKALYLIRIPTMALDDFANGAAQSGVLTLNETNDIFLWYTAAKKPELQFVSKARKGLVPQRCHRFQSCAYRSNQWRYRGRCDSIQFAVDKRVFIAGFGLYGSSCGSAEYSAKIELKRQGAVLGQSLSKYFSDGSSSTFPVWFEHPVQVEPDTFYTASVILDGSELSYFGQEGMTEVQCGKVTVQFQCSSDSTNGTGVQGGQIPELIFYA, from the exons ATGGTAGATGACAAGGAAAGGAACATGAAATGTCTCACCTTCTTCTTGATGCTTCCAGAGACGGTAAAGAACAGGTCCAAGAAAAGCTCGAAGAAAACAAatcccagcagcagcagcagcagcagcagcagcagcagcaagttgcCTCCGGTTTGTTATGAAATAATTACCTTGAAGactaaaaagaagaagaagatggcTGCTGATATATTCCCCCGCAAAAAGCCAGCCAGCTCCAGCGGCACCACTGTCCAGCAGTACCACCAGCAGAATCTCAGTAACAACAACCTTATTCCTGCCCCGAATTGGCAGGGGCTCTATCCCACCATTAGGGAGAG AAATGCGGTGATGTTCAATAATGATCTGATGGCAGACGTACACTTTGTGGTTGGGCCACCAGGCGGGACGCAGCGGTTGCCAGGACACAAA TACGTCTTAGCTGTTGGGAGCTCTGTGTTCCATGCAATGTTTTACGGAGAACTTGCCGAGGACAAAGATGAGATCCGTATACCAGATGTCGACCCTGCGGCTTTCCTCGCCATGCTGAA ATACATCTATTGTGATGAAATTGACTTGGCTGCTGACACGGTCTTGGCTACTCTTTATGCTGCCAAAAAGTACATCGTCCCTCACCTCGCCAGGGCCTGCGTCAATTTCCTGGAGACCAGCCTGAGCGCCAAGAACGCTTGTGTGCTCCTGTCCCAGAGCTGCTTGTTCGAGGAGCCGGACCTCACCCAGCGCTGCTGGGAGGTGATTGACGCTCAGGCCGAGCTGGCGCTCAAGTCCGAGGGGTTCTGCGACATCGACTTCCAGACCCTGGAAAGCATCCTCCGCAGGGAAACTCTGAATGCCAAAGAAATTGTGGTCTTCGAGGCCGCCCTCAACTGGGCTGAGGTGGAATGCCAGCGACAGGATCTGGCTTTGAGCATTGAGAACAAGCGCAAGGTGCTGGGCAAGGCGCTATACTTGATCCGCATCCCGACCATGGCCCTGGACGATTTCGCCAACGGTGCTGCGCAGTCCGGCGTCTTGACTCTGAACGAGACCAACGACATCTTCCTGTGGTACACGGCGGCCAAGAAGCCCGAGCTGCAGTTCGTGAGCAAGGCCCGCAAGGGGCTGGTGCCGCAGCGCTGCCACCGCTTCCAGTCCTGCGCCTACCGGAGCAACCAGTGGCGCTACCGGGGCCGCTGCGACAGCATCCAGTTCGCCGTGGACAAGCGGGTCTTCATCGCGGGCTTCGGGCTGTACGGCTCCAGCTGCGGCTCGGCCGAGTACAGCGCCAAGATCGAGCTCAAGCGGCAGGGCGCGGTCCTGGGGCAGAGCCTCAGCAAGTACTTCTCGGACGGTTCCAGCAGCACGTTCCCCGTGTGGTTCGAGCACCCGGTGCAGGTCGAGCCGGACACCTTCTACACGGCCAGCGTCATCCTGGACGGCAGCGAGCTCAGCTACTTCGGGCAGGAGGGCATGACGGAGGTGCAGTGTGGCAAGGTCACCGTGCAGTTCCAGTGCTCGTCCGACAGCACCAACGGCACGGGCGTGCAGGGCGGCCAGATCCCCGAGCTCATCTTCTACGCCTGA